From a region of the Alnus glutinosa chromosome 1, dhAlnGlut1.1, whole genome shotgun sequence genome:
- the LOC133852356 gene encoding fruit protein pKIWI502 yields MSVALSPTRLSLAPSLPHAHFSPPLPSMSILRRFNLRQLKLHHHHRRRSATAVAAAVRQDTIVWTQAPLSEIKPAAESLFHVSIDVSDAPDLAASHTCAGQYLQLRVPDFAKPSFLAIASPPSFVAARGAFEFLVKSVAGSTAELLCGLKKGDVVELSQVMGRGFDVDLIEPPEAYPTVLIFATGSGISPIRSLIESGIGASKRSDVRLYYGARNLKRMAYQEKFKDWESSGVKIVPVLSQPDDSWRGESGYVQAAFTRAKQIYSPQSAGAVLCGQKQMTEEVTSILVADGVSSEKILKNF; encoded by the exons ATGTCCGTTGCTCTCTCTCCAACGCGCCTCTCTCTGGCGCCCTCTCTTCCCCATGCGCACTTTAGCCCGCCCCTCCCTTCCATGTCTATCCTACGCCGCTTCAACCTCCGCCAACTAAagctccaccaccaccaccgccgcAGATCCGCTACAGCCGTCGCCGCCGCCGTACGGCAAGACACAATAGTCTGGACCCAAGCGCCGCTCTCCGAGATCAAGCCTGCCGCCGAGTCCCTCTTCCACGTGAGCATCGACGTCTCCGACGCCCCTGACCTCGCTGCGTCCCACACGTGCGCCGGGCAGTACCTCCAGCTCCGAGTCCCCGACTTCGCCAAGCCTTCCTTCCTGGCCATCGCGTCCCCGCCCTCGTTCGTGGCGGCGCGCGGCGCGTTTGAGTTCCTGGTGAAGAGCGTGGCCGGCTCCACCGCCGAGCTGCTCTGCGGCTTGAAGAAAGGCGATGTGGTTGAACTCAGTCAGGTTATGGGGCGAGGGTTCGATGTCGACCTCATCGAACCGCCAGAGGCTTATCCTACGGTTCTGATTTTCGCGACCGGATCGGGAATCAG TCCAATCCGGTCTCTCATTGAGTCAGGAATTGGTGCTTCTAAGAGATCTGATGTGAGGCTTTATTATGGGGCTAGAAACCTTAAGCGAATGGCTTATCAG GAGAAATTTAAAGATTGGGAATCTTCTGGGGTTAAGATTGTGCCTGTATTATCCCAACCAGATGACAGTTGGAGGGGTGAAAGTGGCTATGTACAG GCTGCTTTCACTAGAGCGAAGCAAATTTACAGCCCTCAGTCTGCTGGTGCTGTGCTCTGTGGACAGAAACAAATGACTGAG GAAGTCACCTCAATTCTTGTAGCAGATGGGGTGTCAAGTGAGAAGATACTAAAGAACTTCTGA